TTTCTGCATGAACACAAATCACTTCATCACTGACCATTGACTTGTTTCAATTGCATGGTAATTTATTATGGAGTGCCATCATTACTGACCCTTTATATCttaccgtgtgtgtgtttgtgtgtgtgtgtgtgtgtcgctctcgctctctctctgacagaGGCTGGTGGTGAAGCCATCTTGGTGCAGCCATCAGCGACAGAGACCACCCAGTTGACGTCAGATGGTCACCATTCTACCTATCAGACCGACATGGGCTTCAACTAAACCCCACCCCTGGCTGGCCTGTGGCCCTGCCTGCTACCCTGCTCCACCTTTAAAAGGATGAACGAGAAGGGCAATCTGTTTAAACTTCACTAAGAAagcagaggagatggaggagcgaGCGTGGCCCACATATGAAACTCTTTAAGATACACCCTCCCTTTCCACCCTCTCCAGAGTGGTCCACTCCCGCCTCAATGTAGGAAAAAGATAAAGAAAAAGTTTGCTTCCCTTCTGCTTGTTCTTTCATATTCTTTGGCCTTTGACCTCAAAATCCTCCAACCCCACAGTCCCCTATCCATATTTCATGTCATGGTGTAGCATGCACTGTTTTTAGAGAAATAAATCATTGTCTTCATTTTTTTTATTCATACTGTTGGTGCACCTGTGAGTGTGATTCATTTGGGGTACAGTTTACTTGATGTTTTTGCTCACTGATAAGAGAGGTTCGGCTCAGGGAGGTTGTGGATAGTGAGGTGTGTTGCTGTTCATTGTCTTTGCTGCATGGTGCCGTCGTCATTAAACATTCAAAATAGAGCTACACAATTCTCAGTTTAGAATTGCCATCAACTGATGCCAGTTATAAACATATAGCTCCTTTCCTTCAACCACTTTTAAACCCATAGATGTTGGCTCACGTTTACCTGTGTTGGTGCCCTTCCTTTTGCATTGTGGTTATATTGCCCTGAGATCTGTGCCTGTAGAAGTGGGGTGGGGATGGAGGGCAGGGAGGGCAGGGCACACAAGCTGCATTTTATGATGGCAATATCATGAAATACTGATGGTGACATCATTGCTTTCTTAACATTTGGTGGGTCTTGAATTGGCTTGGTTTGGTCTGTTCTTGTGTGAAGGAAGCATTGCTTTGTCCTGCCCCTAAAATCTGAATTGAATGCATGTAATCTTGCCCCTGACTTCCCTGCATCGAATAACTGACTAACACCAGAAGATAAATATCATACATAGGTTTTTTAACACATCTAGTCATGTATATTTTGTGTACTTTTACTTGCCACTGTGCCACCCACAGTCCCATTGGATTGTTGGGACGCGACCCAGACATCTCTGAGCAACTCTTCTCTGCACATTTGAGTGGATATTCTCAATATCCAGATATTTTATGTTTTACCTGTGCTTAATTTCCTTGTGGTTCCAATTTCCTTGTGGTTCCGAGTGTTACCCCACACTGTCTAAGCCAAGGACCTTGACCTGATCCAATTTAGAGGGTGACATATTTTCATTCCAAGCACTATTCATGTATGTTTAGATGTGATGAAAAAGAGTACTGTGTAGGGAAAAGTTGGGAGCATTTGAAAAATATTATCATCATCTTGTTTTTTATAGTTGTGTTGAAGGGAATTGTGTTGTAATTGTCCAATGCTGTGTTCATTTGTTTTGACCATCATTGAATTTTGAGTGTCGATATTGGTACTTTCTTAGCTCATAAGTCATTTCATAAGTGGGCTAGCACTACCACAGGCAGCTCTTATCCTATAACCAGAATAGACTTATGtttttaatataaatatatacaactAAATATATGTCCAGTGTAACTAATACATAACCAGCCATTATCTTCATAATTTGTTTGTTTCATTAATGCCAATTATGTTTCAATGGTTTACAATGGATGTCTGAGCTCCTCTCGCCTGCCCTCTGCTTTTGATGATATGGTTGTTTGACCTGTGTGGTCCTTTTACAGTGTTTGCTgtgcccccctccccctcacacCCCCTCCCATAGATATATCTACCTGTTATCGCTTCTTCATTGAGATGTTGGAAAATGCTAATTGTTAAATGAGTTGAATGCAATGTGTGTTCACTAAAACTACTGGACCAATGATCAGGAAATGGTTCCATAAAAATGTCTTGATACAGACGACATAGTATATAGTGTAATGATAGTGATATAGTAattttattacatttattttatttaagttAACTTATTTTGTCATGTTTTTGATGATGAACGGCTATAGTTATAAATGGTATGTTTTTTTGATGTGGCCATTAAATTTTGCAACGCATGGTTTAATGGTTAAGGTCTGTTGTACATACACTTAAATATTAAGTATAAATCTGGACCTTTATGTTGTAGCATGGTAATGTGTGTGAAAGAAAACAAAGTGGGTCATTGATCTGATTTGCTGttgttaaataaatgttcatGAACATTTACGGTTGTTTTGTTTATCATTTCAATTCTAATGCTACTACAGTATGCTGCAAATATGATATTCTAGTAGGTCTACCGGTACCTTCAAATAAGCCTATGAAGGACTGTAAGCCTACACTTGAATATGAAAGGCGGCTTGGTGCATTGATTTTGCCAGTAGATGGAGACAGAGCCCGTGCTGTAGAATCCTCTCTTTAGCACGTTCACTCATTTTACCACCTGATGGATATTTTCCCAAAGACCCAGCAGTCTACACAGGTGCCCAAATTGTGTTTCCCGCAGCAGCAGCAAAGTTCTTACTACATGAATTGGATAAAGTAGCCTATACTATAAAATAGCATCGATGATCAATGTGGCGCATGTTCTGTATAAAAATATATCTTATTTGTTTACCCAACCGGAGTGCACCCCctattatcacacacacactcacatgcggAAGATTTAACTCTCATTCTCAAAATTACAGGTTGCTTTTTCCTCTTGAATAAAGAACATGACGTTACTATTCCAATAAGACTACATTatagtagtatatatatatatatatatatatatatatatatatatatatatatatatatatatagttttctTCGCTTTTCTGTAAATGGCTTAGGCATGTAAACCATTGCGCGAGGCTGAATTTGAGCATAGAGAAGCATTTGAGAGATCTAGTATCGACGAGCAGGGATTGGACTCCATTTAGCaagagctaacgttagcttgaaCACGGAAAAGACGTGCCTGGTGAAACGGAGTTGTTCATACCTTTGCTGATCATGAATAGGCAAGGTAAGTCCGTTGCATTTAATTAGCTAAATCTAGATTGTTGAATTGTTTAATGACCAACTGACATCCTACTCTGAATCACACGGTGAGATAAAATACTTTATATTAGACAGTACGGGTTGCCTCTCCTGCTATGCGTGACAGGCCACACGCAATGTTATTGCTAGATCTACAGGTAGCCATATAATTCATCACCATGGACAGCGCACTGGGCGAAAGTGAGTACAACGTACTGGGTCAACACAGTGGCTGGCCTACATGATGTAACTACTCATTCGTTCAGGACATTTTCAGCCTGTCCTTGTGAGCTAGACTTCACGATTATTTACTTCCTGAAGATGAATTGCCTGTTTGAATAGACAGTAGCTACAGTAATTAATGTCAACAACTGATCGAAAATGTATGGCAGAGCATTTATGGTATGCATTGCAGACAGTAACATCTATACTCCTTTAAAaggttacagtggggagaatgtTTCACCAAGGAACATTTCCATTGGAATATCAAGAAATGGTCTGACTAACGGTCTAtcagaggaggatgaggatgattTAAAGATGGAGCTAGCAAAGGTATTCTTCTCTCAGTGTTTGTCCAACGTTGCCATTTTGTCCCATTCTTCATGTTGTCAAACATTGTCATATTCATGTATGTTGAATGTGTCTCTTAAGATAATATTTTGTTCAGATGTTATTTTGCATCATACCCAAATGAATGAAAAAAGACAAGTCATAGAATAATTTCCAATCCAATTATGTCTCAACTCTACCTCTGGATCCTTGAAGGTAATATTTTCTGTCATTTTGTTCTGCTCAGACAGAGGATGAGATACAGACATTACGGCAGGTCCTCTTGGCCAAAGAGAAATATGCGGTGGACATCAAGAGGCAGCTGGGTATGGGCCCCTTCAGTGAGATTAAACAGAACATGTCCAAAGGCTGGCATGAAGTCCAAACCTCCAATGTGTAAGTACTTCCTGTGAGATGCCCTCATGGTGTCACGCAGCTTCAACCGCCTATACACCATCACCACCAGAAAAATGTCTTAAAGTAACCTGAGGTATTATAAAGTCCTTGACAATAATACATCAGAAATAGCATCAGAATAGTATCAGAATTGAAGGCATTCCAAAACTGTGAATAGATTTCAAACTAATGAAGAGCCTTTGCAAATGAACCAGGGAAGTTTTGACTCTGACCTAATGTGAGTAAAAGTTGGGCAAAGGTCAACCAAGAACCATGCCTGCCAAAGCAGCTATTGTAGGTATTATTATTTCTGACAGAACGTTGTGGAAAAGCATGCAATGTCAGCACcctgttttagcttggcttgaTAGTTGCATACTCCTGAAAGGCACGCTCATGTTCGGTACTTAGTGCTCTGCAAGATAGAGCTGTGATGATAATCTACCTCTGTGTTTACAGATATCTGACCGCCTCAGCTACTCTGGAGGACATCAGCCAATCTAACGTGTGAGTGGTCACTATGTTTACATCTGTCATATACATTATATACTATATGTTAATTTAACCAAGATggggttttccaaaaatgttgTTGTTCTCACATGTCAACTAACAAGCTCTATGTGGGGACAGCTGATGGGATTTTAAGGTCAACTAGGATCAGATGCCTGCTAATAGCCTTTCTAATAGCCTGTCTTAGCACTGGCAGTAGCATTAACACAACAGGCTGTGGCTGGCCAGGCCAGGGATGAAGCACTTCACTTGAAAACAGAGGGGGTGGGGGTATCTGGCTATATGCACTAGGACGGGGGTGAAGATGATgtacgaaaaatgtatgcactcactactgtaagccgctccggataagagcgtctgctaaatgactaaaatgtccatCCATGCTCACTTCATGTGTCCGGCTGCAGCTGTTTTTTTCCTATTTTAAGGAACAGGAGGAGCCACGAAAGTGGAATGTGaggattacatttttacattttagtcatttagcagacgctcttatccagagcgacttacagttagtgagtgcatacattattatttttattttttcatactggccccccgtgggaatcgaacccacaaccctggtgttgcaaacgccatgctctaccaactgagctacatccctgccggccattccctcccctaccctggacgacactgggccaattgtgcgccgccccatgggtctcccggtcacggccggctacgacagagcctggattcgaaccaggatctctagtggcacagctagataTACAAATATTAATAGAATACCACTCATTGGGTACTTGAACACAGTACCTCAGTGACATAGAGATTGTGAATTGCCCTTTTCAACAATAAAAAAAACTCCTGGCACTTCATATAGTCAACACTCTCtctcggaccatcatataattggcatatacattactcttactgaatttccacgtgggcgaggatattggaaatttaatcaaagcctattggatgataacttgtttttaactaggacagagacatttttaactgattttttccgacataacataggtacagcaaatccccatattttatgggacacttttaaatgtgcctttagaggccatgcaattcagtactcatctcgaaaagaaaagaaatttaggtcaaaagagtacatactaacaaaggaaatagaaggtttaacagaacagatagatagcaataaaaacggtaacatagaggctcagaataaattagaggaaaaacaaaaagaaatggagaaacttattcaagaaagatcaagtgtaatatattataaaaataaagcaaactggatggaatatggggaagcatgcaccaaattctttttaaatcttcaacatagaaatgctaccaaaaataatttactgaaactgattacaaatgatggagtcacccatgattcaccaaattatattttgaaggaggaagcaaagtactttaagcatatgttttcatttcagttgcgtccatctcctctaactgaagctaattgtagggatttatttatattgataatgtcaaattaacagccatacagaaagactcatgtgaaggtgaaattacagaggaggaacttctggatgcaattaaagactttaagtccgggaaaactccagggttggacgGCATACCAGTctaggtataccaaaccttttttgatatactcagaggacagttattagcatgttttaaccactcctatgtaaatggtagattatcagacactcaagaataaagtctgatttcattattactgaaacaggatacaagtgggaaatataaagatccagtccattaaaaaaattggaggccccttacacttcagtgttgtgatgcaaaaattctagcaaaatgtatagcgcatagaataaaaaatgtattgtcagacattattcattctaatcagacaggttttttacatggacgatacattggagataatataaggcaagtactggaaacaatagaacactatgaaaaatctgggaaaccaggcctgctattcatagcagactttgaaaagtcATTTGATACAGTACAACTGGAGTTGATATATAAATGcatggagcatttcaattttggagaatctcttataaaatgggttaaaatcatgtatagtaaccctaggtgtaaaatagtaaataatggctatttctcagaaagttttaaactgtcaagaggagtaaaacaaggttgtccactatcggcatatctatttattatggccatcgaa
This portion of the Coregonus clupeaformis isolate EN_2021a chromosome 24, ASM2061545v1, whole genome shotgun sequence genome encodes:
- the LOC121538070 gene encoding tumor protein D54; amino-acid sequence: MNRQGYSGENVSPRNISIGISRNGLTNGLSEEDEDDLKMELAKTEDEIQTLRQVLLAKEKYAVDIKRQLGMGPFSEIKQNMSKGWHEVQTSNVYLTASATLEDISQSNVYKRTHETISHAGQISTAAMSTMGVAITRRLGEMRALPLPSPPRPSLGHSISVPAMSMRHSNTFKSFEDMVGSVKNKVSGSRGNDGDVSGFGRSPSQNSGSF